A DNA window from Bos javanicus breed banteng chromosome 10, ARS-OSU_banteng_1.0, whole genome shotgun sequence contains the following coding sequences:
- the DACT1 gene encoding dapper homolog 1 isoform X1, with the protein MKPSPTGTAKEQEPPAPARGEQRTAEPEGRWREKGEADTERQRTRERQEATLAGLAELEYLRQRQELLVRGALRGTGGAGAAAARAGELPGEAAQRNRLEEKFLEENILLLRKQLNCLRRRDAGLLNQLQELDKQISDLRLDVEKTSEERLETDSRPSSGFYELSDGASGSLSNSSNSVFSECLSSCHSSTCFCSPLEATLTISDGCPKSTDLIGWLEYKEGHCEDQASRAVDCSPSTPQSNSLAVIADVNPKYQCDLVSKNGNDVYRYPSPLHAVAVQSPMFLLCLTGNPLREEERLGNHANDVCAGSELDAVKTDTNSPSPSSLWSAPHPSSSKKMDGYILSLVQKKTHPVRTNKPRTSVNADPTKGLLRNGSVCVRVTGGVSQGNNGNLKNSKQVPLPSGGIPSLDNGGFSPPKQWSKESKPEPLESKRLPAPEGCSPGTATELQGKHLPKNAKPVSQEHARCPPAGTGESSKESGQIPAASPKESPGRVLAPLQENKVVQPLKKVPQKNSPQAGTLAPPPAASALLPPTFPAEERPALDFRSEGSSSQSLEEGPPGKAPPVLAPPPGVRPPRGARPAAAPRASGVKHRALAVHGPESALPPVREKARVAGKKCRFPDDTDTNKKLRRAPAKARRGGGGQPDAGLPSRPLGAGHRAGSRAHGHGHGREAVVAKPKHKRTDSRRWRSAAEVSYEEALRRARRGRREPAGLFAAGPYASPYAYAASDSEYSAECESLFHSTVLDTSEDERSNYTTNCFGDSESSVSEGDFVGDSTSTSDSEESGGLIWSQFVQTLPLQPVPASDLRHNPTKTFVKIKASHNLKKKILRFRSGSLKLMTTV; encoded by the exons ATGAAGCCGAGTCCGACTGGGACGGCTAAGGAGCAGGAGCCGCCGGCGCCGGCCCGGGGAGAGCAGCGCACGGCGGAGCCTGAGGGACGCTGGCGGGAGAAGGGCGAGGCGGACACGGAGCGGCAGCGCACCCGCGAGCGGCAGGAGGCCACGCTGGCCGGGCTGGCGGAGCTGGAGTACCTGCGCCAGCGCCAGGAGCTGCTGGTCCGGGGCGCCCTGCGCGGCACGGGGGGCGCGGGGGCCGCTGCAGCCCGCGCTGGGGAGCTGCCGGGGGAGGCGGCGCAGCGCAACCGCCTGGAGGAGAAGTTCTTGGAGGAGAACATCTTGCTGCTGCGGAAGCAATTG AATTGTTTGAGgagaagagatgctggtttgtTGAACCAGTTGCAGGAACTCGACAAGCAGATAAGTGACCTCAGACTGGATGTGGAAAAGACATCTGAAGAGCGCCTGGAGACAGACAGCCGCCCCAGCTCAG GGTTTTATGAACTGAGTGATGGGGCTTCGGGATCCCTGTCCAATTCCTCGAACTCGGTCTTCAGTGAGTGTTTATCCAGTTGTCATTCCAGCACCTGCTTCTGCAGCCCCTTGGAGGCAACCTTGACTATCTCAGATGGTTGCCCCAAATCTACAG ATCTCATAGGATGGCTGGAATATAAAGAAGGCCATTGTGAAGACCAGGCCTCAAGGGCAGTTGACTGTTCCCCCTCCACACCACAATCTAATTCCCTTGCTGTCATTGCAGATGTGAATCCCAAGTACCAGTGCGATCTGGTGTCTAAAAATGGGAATGATGTGTATCGCTACCCCAGTCCACTTCATGCCGTGGCCGTGCAGAGCCCAATGTTCCTCCTTTGCCTGACTGGCAACCCACTGAGGGAAGAGGAGCGGCTTGGTAACCATGCCAACGACGTTTGTGCGGGATCTGAGCTGGACGCCGTCAAGACAGACACTAACTCACCATCTCCAAGCAGTTTGTGGTCTGCTCCCCATCCTTCATCCAGCAAGAAGATGGATGGTTACATTCTGAGCCTGGTCCAGAAAAAAACCCACCCAGTAAGGACCAACAAACCGAGGACCAGTGTGAACGCTGACCCCACGAAGGGGCTTCTGAGGAATGGGAGCGTTTGTGTCAGAGTGACTGGGGGTGTCTCACAGGGCAACAATGGGAACCTTAAGAATTCGAAACAGGTGCCTTTGCCCTCTGGAGGCATCCCTTCTTTGGACAATGGGGGCTTCTCCCCACCAAAACAGTGGTCAAAAGAATCAAAGCCAGAACCTCTGGAAAGCAAGAGGTTGCCCGCGCCTGAAGGCTGTTCTCCAGGCACTGCTACCGAACTTCAAGGTAAGCATTTGCCCAAAAATGCCAAGCCCGTCTCCCAGGAACATGCGAGGTGTCCCCCCGCTGGGACAGGGGAGTCCTCTAAGGAAAGCGGGCAGATCCCAGCTGCCTCTCCGAAAGAGAGCCCTGGGAGGGTCCTCGCACCGCTGCAAGAGAACAAAGTGGTCCAGCCACTGAAAAAGGTGCCACAGAAAAACAGCCCGCAGGCAGGCACTCTGGCGCCCCCTCCCGCCGCCTCAGCCCTGCTGCCCCCCACTTTCCCGGCGGAAGAGCGGCCGGCCCTGGATTTCAGAAGCGAGGGCTCTTCTTCTCAGAGCCTGGAGGAAGGGCCCCCGGGGAAGGCGCCGCCCGTCCTGGCGCCGCCTCCGGGGGTCAGGCCACCCCGGGGTGCGCGCCCCGCGGCCGCCCCGAGGGCCTCCGGCGTGAAGCACCGGGCGCTGGCCGTCCACGGGCCGGAAAGTGCTCTGCCCCCCGTGAGGGAGAAGGCCCGGGTGGCCGGCAAGAAGTGTCGGTTCCCCGACGACACGGATACAAATAAGAAACTGCGGCGAGCCCCGGCTAAggcgcggcggggcgggggcggccaGCCGGACGCGGGGCTCCCCAGCCGGCCTCTGGGGGCGGGCCACCGCGCAGGGAGCCGGGCGCACGGCCACGGCCACGGCCGGGAGGCGGTGGTGGCCAAGCCCAAGCACAAGCGCACCGACTCGCGGCGGTGGAGGTCGGCCGCCGAGGTGTCGTACGAGGAGGCGCTGCGGCGCGCGCGGCGGGGCCGAAGGGAGCCCGCGGGGCTGTTTGCGGCCGGGCCTTACGCCAGCCCCTACGCGTACGCGGCCAGCGACTCCGAGTACTCGGCCGAGTGCGAGTCCCTGTTCCACTCCACCGTGCTGGACACCAGCGAGGACGAGCGCAGCAACTACACCACCAACTGCTTCGGCGACAGCGAGTCCAGCGTGAGCGAGGGCGACTTCGTGGGCGACAGCACGAGCACCAGCGACTCGGAGGAGAGCGGGGGCTTGATTTGGTCCCAGTTCGTGCAGACGCTCCCCCTGCAGCCGGTCCCGGCCTCCGACCTTCGCCACAACCCCACCAAAACCTTCGTCAAGATTAAGGCCTCGCACAACCTCAAGAAGAAGATCCTCCGCTTTCGATCGGGCTCTTTGAAACTGATGACGACGGTCTGA
- the DACT1 gene encoding dapper homolog 1 isoform X2, with protein sequence MKPSPTGTAKEQEPPAPARGEQRTAEPEGRWREKGEADTERQRTRERQEATLAGLAELEYLRQRQELLVRGALRGTGGAGAAAARAGELPGEAAQRNRLEEKFLEENILLLRKQLNCLRRRDAGLLNQLQELDKQISDLRLDVEKTSEERLETDSRPSSGFYELSDGASGSLSNSSNSVFSECLSSCHSSTCFCSPLEATLTISDGCPKSTDVNPKYQCDLVSKNGNDVYRYPSPLHAVAVQSPMFLLCLTGNPLREEERLGNHANDVCAGSELDAVKTDTNSPSPSSLWSAPHPSSSKKMDGYILSLVQKKTHPVRTNKPRTSVNADPTKGLLRNGSVCVRVTGGVSQGNNGNLKNSKQVPLPSGGIPSLDNGGFSPPKQWSKESKPEPLESKRLPAPEGCSPGTATELQGKHLPKNAKPVSQEHARCPPAGTGESSKESGQIPAASPKESPGRVLAPLQENKVVQPLKKVPQKNSPQAGTLAPPPAASALLPPTFPAEERPALDFRSEGSSSQSLEEGPPGKAPPVLAPPPGVRPPRGARPAAAPRASGVKHRALAVHGPESALPPVREKARVAGKKCRFPDDTDTNKKLRRAPAKARRGGGGQPDAGLPSRPLGAGHRAGSRAHGHGHGREAVVAKPKHKRTDSRRWRSAAEVSYEEALRRARRGRREPAGLFAAGPYASPYAYAASDSEYSAECESLFHSTVLDTSEDERSNYTTNCFGDSESSVSEGDFVGDSTSTSDSEESGGLIWSQFVQTLPLQPVPASDLRHNPTKTFVKIKASHNLKKKILRFRSGSLKLMTTV encoded by the exons ATGAAGCCGAGTCCGACTGGGACGGCTAAGGAGCAGGAGCCGCCGGCGCCGGCCCGGGGAGAGCAGCGCACGGCGGAGCCTGAGGGACGCTGGCGGGAGAAGGGCGAGGCGGACACGGAGCGGCAGCGCACCCGCGAGCGGCAGGAGGCCACGCTGGCCGGGCTGGCGGAGCTGGAGTACCTGCGCCAGCGCCAGGAGCTGCTGGTCCGGGGCGCCCTGCGCGGCACGGGGGGCGCGGGGGCCGCTGCAGCCCGCGCTGGGGAGCTGCCGGGGGAGGCGGCGCAGCGCAACCGCCTGGAGGAGAAGTTCTTGGAGGAGAACATCTTGCTGCTGCGGAAGCAATTG AATTGTTTGAGgagaagagatgctggtttgtTGAACCAGTTGCAGGAACTCGACAAGCAGATAAGTGACCTCAGACTGGATGTGGAAAAGACATCTGAAGAGCGCCTGGAGACAGACAGCCGCCCCAGCTCAG GGTTTTATGAACTGAGTGATGGGGCTTCGGGATCCCTGTCCAATTCCTCGAACTCGGTCTTCAGTGAGTGTTTATCCAGTTGTCATTCCAGCACCTGCTTCTGCAGCCCCTTGGAGGCAACCTTGACTATCTCAGATGGTTGCCCCAAATCTACAG ATGTGAATCCCAAGTACCAGTGCGATCTGGTGTCTAAAAATGGGAATGATGTGTATCGCTACCCCAGTCCACTTCATGCCGTGGCCGTGCAGAGCCCAATGTTCCTCCTTTGCCTGACTGGCAACCCACTGAGGGAAGAGGAGCGGCTTGGTAACCATGCCAACGACGTTTGTGCGGGATCTGAGCTGGACGCCGTCAAGACAGACACTAACTCACCATCTCCAAGCAGTTTGTGGTCTGCTCCCCATCCTTCATCCAGCAAGAAGATGGATGGTTACATTCTGAGCCTGGTCCAGAAAAAAACCCACCCAGTAAGGACCAACAAACCGAGGACCAGTGTGAACGCTGACCCCACGAAGGGGCTTCTGAGGAATGGGAGCGTTTGTGTCAGAGTGACTGGGGGTGTCTCACAGGGCAACAATGGGAACCTTAAGAATTCGAAACAGGTGCCTTTGCCCTCTGGAGGCATCCCTTCTTTGGACAATGGGGGCTTCTCCCCACCAAAACAGTGGTCAAAAGAATCAAAGCCAGAACCTCTGGAAAGCAAGAGGTTGCCCGCGCCTGAAGGCTGTTCTCCAGGCACTGCTACCGAACTTCAAGGTAAGCATTTGCCCAAAAATGCCAAGCCCGTCTCCCAGGAACATGCGAGGTGTCCCCCCGCTGGGACAGGGGAGTCCTCTAAGGAAAGCGGGCAGATCCCAGCTGCCTCTCCGAAAGAGAGCCCTGGGAGGGTCCTCGCACCGCTGCAAGAGAACAAAGTGGTCCAGCCACTGAAAAAGGTGCCACAGAAAAACAGCCCGCAGGCAGGCACTCTGGCGCCCCCTCCCGCCGCCTCAGCCCTGCTGCCCCCCACTTTCCCGGCGGAAGAGCGGCCGGCCCTGGATTTCAGAAGCGAGGGCTCTTCTTCTCAGAGCCTGGAGGAAGGGCCCCCGGGGAAGGCGCCGCCCGTCCTGGCGCCGCCTCCGGGGGTCAGGCCACCCCGGGGTGCGCGCCCCGCGGCCGCCCCGAGGGCCTCCGGCGTGAAGCACCGGGCGCTGGCCGTCCACGGGCCGGAAAGTGCTCTGCCCCCCGTGAGGGAGAAGGCCCGGGTGGCCGGCAAGAAGTGTCGGTTCCCCGACGACACGGATACAAATAAGAAACTGCGGCGAGCCCCGGCTAAggcgcggcggggcgggggcggccaGCCGGACGCGGGGCTCCCCAGCCGGCCTCTGGGGGCGGGCCACCGCGCAGGGAGCCGGGCGCACGGCCACGGCCACGGCCGGGAGGCGGTGGTGGCCAAGCCCAAGCACAAGCGCACCGACTCGCGGCGGTGGAGGTCGGCCGCCGAGGTGTCGTACGAGGAGGCGCTGCGGCGCGCGCGGCGGGGCCGAAGGGAGCCCGCGGGGCTGTTTGCGGCCGGGCCTTACGCCAGCCCCTACGCGTACGCGGCCAGCGACTCCGAGTACTCGGCCGAGTGCGAGTCCCTGTTCCACTCCACCGTGCTGGACACCAGCGAGGACGAGCGCAGCAACTACACCACCAACTGCTTCGGCGACAGCGAGTCCAGCGTGAGCGAGGGCGACTTCGTGGGCGACAGCACGAGCACCAGCGACTCGGAGGAGAGCGGGGGCTTGATTTGGTCCCAGTTCGTGCAGACGCTCCCCCTGCAGCCGGTCCCGGCCTCCGACCTTCGCCACAACCCCACCAAAACCTTCGTCAAGATTAAGGCCTCGCACAACCTCAAGAAGAAGATCCTCCGCTTTCGATCGGGCTCTTTGAAACTGATGACGACGGTCTGA